The bacterium genome window below encodes:
- the uvrC gene encoding excinuclease ABC subunit UvrC, with product MALDLEKLSFPDEPGVYLMKDKKEKIIYIGKANSLSKRIKSHFQNKEDFIKKEYLIPLVDKIEYIITRDKIESLILEANLIKKHQPRFNIKLKDDKSYPYIKIDLNKAYPRMVVTRKRLDDQAEYFGPYPYVKGLRKTLQIIKELFPLRLCHKINQVKKKPCLNYDIKFCLAPCADLISQDNYYQIAHQACEFLRGEKSELLDKLKIQMKNFSKELKFEEAAKLRDKITLIEGILKHQETVISKEDIDVIALSFSRTLAIVVILLIRGKRISDQRTFLLDNVKYLRISESQLLANFLKQYYLNKDFIPSEIILPYKVEDQEILEAWLKDIAKRKVKIATPNHEKKRLLDLALLNADAILAQKETGSVLMQLKDLLKLEKLPIYIEGFDISNLSRENAVGSCVVFKEGRPVKKEYRKFKIKTIKTQDDFAMLGEIVERRCQRLLKENKDLPNLMVVDGGKGQQNFVKKALEGIGITEIEVAAIAKERPRLKKEDRIFLPHEREDVTLPKNSPALRLIQNIRNEAHRFAISYHKKLRSKEMVKNDQVITH from the coding sequence ATGGCTTTGGATCTTGAAAAACTTTCTTTTCCAGATGAGCCTGGTGTTTATTTAATGAAGGATAAGAAAGAAAAGATTATCTATATTGGTAAAGCTAATTCTTTGTCTAAGAGAATAAAATCTCATTTTCAGAACAAAGAGGACTTTATTAAGAAAGAATATTTAATTCCTTTAGTTGATAAGATTGAATATATAATCACCAGAGATAAGATTGAATCTTTAATCTTAGAAGCTAATTTAATTAAAAAACATCAGCCTCGATTTAATATTAAATTAAAGGACGATAAGAGCTATCCGTATATTAAGATTGACCTAAATAAAGCTTACCCCCGGATGGTAGTAACTAGAAAAAGATTAGATGATCAAGCAGAATATTTTGGTCCTTATCCTTATGTGAAAGGCTTGAGAAAAACTCTCCAAATTATTAAAGAATTATTTCCCCTAAGATTATGCCATAAGATAAATCAAGTAAAAAAGAAACCTTGTTTAAACTATGATATTAAGTTTTGTTTAGCTCCTTGTGCCGATTTAATAAGCCAAGATAATTATTATCAAATAGCTCATCAGGCTTGTGAATTCTTAAGAGGTGAAAAAAGCGAACTTTTAGACAAGCTAAAAATCCAGATGAAAAATTTTTCTAAAGAGCTGAAGTTTGAGGAAGCAGCTAAATTAAGGGATAAGATTACCTTGATTGAAGGGATATTAAAACATCAAGAAACGGTAATTTCCAAAGAAGATATCGATGTCATAGCTTTATCTTTCAGCCGTACCTTAGCTATTGTTGTGATCTTACTCATAAGGGGTAAAAGAATTTCAGATCAAAGAACCTTCTTATTGGACAATGTTAAGTATCTAAGAATAAGCGAATCACAACTTCTTGCTAATTTTCTTAAGCAGTATTACTTAAATAAAGACTTTATTCCTTCTGAGATCATCCTTCCTTACAAGGTAGAGGATCAAGAAATACTTGAAGCTTGGTTAAAAGATATAGCTAAAAGAAAGGTAAAAATAGCTACTCCTAATCATGAAAAGAAGAGACTTTTAGACTTAGCTTTACTTAATGCTGATGCTATTTTAGCTCAAAAAGAGACGGGTAGTGTCTTAATGCAACTTAAGGATCTTCTCAAGTTAGAAAAACTACCTATCTATATCGAAGGATTTGATATCTCTAATCTGAGCAGAGAAAATGCCGTCGGTTCTTGTGTCGTATTTAAGGAAGGAAGGCCTGTCAAAAAAGAATATCGGAAGTTCAAGATAAAGACAATCAAAACTCAAGATGATTTTGCAATGTTAGGAGAAATAGTAGAAAGAAGGTGTCAGAGATTATTAAAAGAAAATAAAGATTTACCTAATTTAATGGTTGTCGATGGTGGTAAAGGCCAGCAAAATTTTGTTAAAAAAGCCTTAGAAGGAATAGGAATTACAGAGATTGAAGTAGCGGCCATCGCTAAAGAGCGGCCAAGATTAAAAAAAGAAGATCGTATCTTTCTTCCCCACGAAAGAGAAGATGTAACTCTTCCTAAAAATTCACCAGCCTTAAGATTAATTCAAAATATCCGTAACGAAGCTCACCGATTTGCGATAAGTTATCATAAAAAATTACGAAGTAAGGAGATGGTTAAAAATGACCAAGTTATTACTCATTAG